A region from the Mesorhizobium shangrilense genome encodes:
- a CDS encoding replication initiator protein A yields the protein MASVQYRSEGQLDLFHARASVTAPRDAQDLMSWPFFSLAKSRRVTPIDFRLGDVSIRVEATVEHGMATIWDADILIWAASQIVDARDNGLRTSRFMATTPYEILAFIGRGDSARSYDRLKAALDRLQSTTVATSIRQPAERRRHRFSWINEWKERMDASGRPLGIELILPDWFYAGVLDDALILTIDREYFRLTGGLERWLYRLVRKHGGRQTYGWSFDLHHLHLKSGGLSPFKRFTFDLRDIVRRQPLPGYCLALTIDPDGRSRLTFQPNPPELYAAQCTPRARTTRAVK from the coding sequence GTGGCTTCAGTGCAGTACCGTTCCGAAGGCCAACTCGATCTGTTTCATGCTCGTGCCAGTGTCACTGCGCCACGCGACGCGCAGGACCTCATGTCGTGGCCGTTCTTCTCGCTCGCCAAATCCCGCCGCGTCACGCCGATCGACTTTCGCTTGGGCGACGTGTCGATCCGTGTCGAGGCGACGGTCGAACATGGTATGGCGACCATCTGGGACGCCGACATTCTAATCTGGGCTGCCAGCCAGATCGTCGACGCGCGAGACAACGGCCTTCGCACGTCTCGTTTCATGGCGACCACACCCTACGAGATACTTGCCTTCATCGGTCGCGGGGATTCCGCGCGTAGCTACGACAGGCTAAAGGCTGCTCTTGATCGGCTGCAGTCGACCACGGTCGCAACGTCGATCCGACAGCCGGCCGAACGGCGGCGGCATCGCTTCTCCTGGATCAACGAGTGGAAGGAACGGATGGACGCCAGCGGGCGCCCGCTCGGCATCGAGCTTATCCTGCCCGACTGGTTTTATGCCGGCGTCCTCGACGATGCCCTGATCCTCACCATTGACCGAGAGTACTTTAGGCTGACTGGGGGCTTGGAGCGATGGCTCTACCGTCTGGTGCGAAAACACGGTGGCCGCCAGACCTATGGCTGGAGCTTTGATCTCCACCATCTCCATCTGAAGTCAGGCGGCCTCTCTCCGTTCAAGCGCTTCACATTTGACTTGCGCGACATCGTCCGTCGCCAGCCGCTGCCTGGCTATTGCCTGGCGCTCACCATCGATCCTGACGGCCGATCGCGCCTGACCTTTCAACCCAATCCGCCCGAACTGTACGCGGCGCAATGCACGCCCCGCGCCCGAACGACCAGGGCTGTGAAATGA
- a CDS encoding DUF2840 domain-containing protein, with protein MSNLTDVELVWLKKRIENYIRFGKVASNRNIDRSRRVVTFTPGCVFAFVRWTASDFGTVASRIDILRTVAIGKRCSTIAYVRPGADILLTAIGWPNVDKVLKIIDTIEAIGIDPVDVSPDYWRHAHSRLAAREAPRPYTRQRHEAWLLRRKIEP; from the coding sequence ATGAGCAATCTCACCGACGTCGAATTGGTGTGGCTGAAGAAGCGGATCGAGAACTATATCCGGTTCGGCAAAGTTGCTTCCAACAGGAACATCGACCGTAGTCGTCGTGTCGTGACCTTCACGCCAGGCTGCGTCTTCGCCTTCGTCCGCTGGACCGCGAGCGATTTTGGCACTGTCGCCTCGCGCATCGACATCCTGCGTACCGTCGCCATCGGCAAGCGCTGCTCGACAATCGCTTATGTGCGTCCCGGCGCTGACATCCTGCTTACAGCTATCGGATGGCCGAACGTCGACAAGGTGCTTAAGATCATCGACACCATCGAGGCGATCGGCATCGATCCTGTTGATGTCTCGCCGGACTACTGGCGGCATGCCCACAGCCGACTCGCCGCGCGTGAGGCGCCCAGGCCCTACACTCGCCAGCGCCATGAGGCATGGCTCCTGCGCCGCAAGATTGAGCCATGA
- a CDS encoding S26 family signal peptidase produces the protein MSTRATIIVAMLGGAVLVGAPAWMGNRPQFIWNASASVPTGLYRVEPADRIGVADIAVVMPPEPLADLLAERGYLPNGVPLLKRVLALGAGTVCRQGTAIIAYGVTFGLARKRDSRGRTLPDWQGCRVIAGDEVFLMNWVATDSFDSRYFGPLPLTSIIGRADPVWTTESTSPAPDASDRPVPGEP, from the coding sequence ATGAGCACGCGCGCAACAATCATCGTCGCGATGCTCGGCGGTGCGGTCCTCGTCGGCGCGCCGGCATGGATGGGCAATCGACCGCAGTTCATCTGGAATGCATCAGCGAGCGTCCCCACTGGGCTCTATCGCGTCGAGCCGGCCGACAGGATCGGTGTCGCCGATATCGCCGTCGTCATGCCGCCCGAACCGCTGGCCGACCTCCTCGCTGAGCGCGGATATCTGCCGAACGGCGTGCCGCTTCTGAAGCGCGTGCTGGCGCTTGGCGCGGGGACGGTCTGTCGACAAGGCACAGCCATCATCGCCTACGGCGTGACCTTTGGACTTGCGCGTAAGCGTGACAGTCGCGGCAGAACACTGCCCGACTGGCAGGGCTGCCGCGTCATCGCCGGCGACGAAGTCTTCCTCATGAACTGGGTTGCAACTGACAGCTTTGACAGCCGGTATTTCGGACCGCTCCCGCTCACTTCAATCATCGGCCGCGCAGACCCGGTCTGGACAACCGAGAGCACCTCTCCGGCGCCGGATGCTTCCGACAGACCTGTCCCTGGCGAGCCGTGA
- a CDS encoding DUF736 domain-containing protein, with the protein MAQIGTFTRNDDGFFGNISTLTLDAKLAIVPAEKSDAENAPDHRVFCEGMEIGAAWDRTGEKAGNYLSVSIDDPSFTQPIRANLFKSDAERSVWALHWSRQSKRDERG; encoded by the coding sequence ATGGCCCAGATCGGCACCTTCACCCGCAACGATGACGGCTTCTTCGGCAACATCTCGACGCTGACGCTCGACGCGAAGCTTGCCATCGTGCCTGCCGAGAAATCGGATGCCGAAAACGCGCCAGACCATCGCGTCTTCTGCGAAGGCATGGAGATCGGCGCGGCATGGGATCGCACCGGCGAGAAGGCCGGCAACTATCTCTCCGTCTCCATCGACGACCCGTCCTTCACGCAACCGATCCGCGCCAATCTGTTTAAGTCCGATGCCGAGAGAAGTGTCTGGGCGTTGCACTGGAGCAGGCAATCGAAGCGCGACGAGAGAGGCTGA
- a CDS encoding lytic transglycosylase domain-containing protein yields MLTLPAPTVCAELSAHRERPAHSGSTISSSDPWSVHIREAAKRFAIPERLLRAVMHVESVGDVHAVSSKGAMGLMQLMPATWEELRIRYHLGDNPYLPRDNIFAGAAYLREMLDRFGRNGFLAAYNAGPGRYEGHLATGRPLPRETIDYVRKLAPLIDGTAPIPLRARQAAGRASAFEAAVFARGGSTRNSSGSQGDHQTNIPFETVFTAIRSPSVRSPAVKAVTDLTALVPPQDGSRSEGGLSPPSAVHSPFAQGSSETSQ; encoded by the coding sequence ATGCTCACCCTTCCAGCGCCTACTGTCTGTGCAGAGCTTTCCGCTCATCGTGAGCGGCCGGCGCACTCCGGCAGCACCATCTCGTCCTCTGATCCCTGGTCGGTGCATATCCGGGAGGCTGCCAAACGCTTTGCCATTCCCGAGCGGCTGCTTCGCGCTGTCATGCATGTCGAGAGCGTTGGTGATGTTCATGCGGTGTCGAGCAAGGGCGCGATGGGCTTGATGCAGCTCATGCCGGCGACATGGGAGGAACTGCGCATCAGGTATCATCTCGGAGACAATCCTTATCTGCCGCGCGACAACATTTTCGCAGGTGCAGCGTATCTCCGCGAGATGCTCGACCGCTTCGGTCGCAACGGCTTCCTCGCGGCTTACAATGCCGGTCCTGGGCGATACGAAGGGCACCTTGCAACCGGTCGGCCGCTGCCGCGTGAGACGATCGACTACGTCAGGAAACTCGCGCCTTTGATCGACGGAACAGCTCCCATTCCGTTGCGCGCACGGCAGGCGGCGGGCAGAGCGAGCGCATTTGAAGCGGCGGTTTTCGCGCGTGGCGGAAGCACACGGAATAGCTCAGGTTCGCAAGGCGATCACCAGACCAATATTCCTTTCGAAACTGTGTTCACGGCGATCCGCTCACCCAGCGTGAGATCACCAGCGGTTAAAGCGGTCACCGATCTTACCGCGCTCGTACCGCCACAGGACGGCTCGCGCAGTGAAGGTGGACTGTCTCCGCCCTCTGCTGTCCATAGCCCGTTTGCGCAGGGTTCGTCCGAGACGTCACAATGA